TCCTCCTGAGGCATTTTCTGATTTCTTTTTGTTGGGCTTCAGGCATGCTCTTACATACCATCTCAATCAGACCAGGCAATTCAAGTGCAGCATCCTTTGCATAGTAGTGGAGAACTTTAGGAAGAAAGATGACCTGCTTCCTGACCATAACATTAGCTCTAATGAACTCAGCCTTGGCTTGATCCAGTTGACGATATAGTTTCTTGGCTGTGTATAACCTTACCTGCAGAGATTTTGTAGAGTAAGAATAGTATGATCACTTAACAATTAAAAATGCAGAGATTTCTTACTGTAAGAGTAATGTAGTCATTTTGCAGTTAAAATGTTGCCATTAGCTGTAAAACTTACAGGTGGATCTGAGAATGCTCCCGTGGAAAGACTGAAGTGAGCAAGCGGCTCTGGCTGACTAAGAGCATATGGATGAATGGAGCTCCCTGGTGCTGGTTTTTTGGTGGGCGTAAATAGCGTGCGAACCCACTGTATGAACATTAGTTTGTTAGCACCTTCTCCTTCTTAGATTTGCTTATGTTTGTATAGCTGATTGAAACTGCTATGTAGGTGCATGCCATACCAGAGAAGGACGATGGGATTGACATCCAAGAATTGAGTTCTGAATAATTTGGGAGTTTACTGAATGCCCACCCACATCATATGCAGCCTGCCAACATATTTCTCAAGAATTAATTTTAAGAGAAGTTCAAATATGACAAGTGTATATCTGTTAAAATTTGATTACTGTCTACCTTCGAAATCATGTCTGAGCTTTTCATGCGTTTATCCTGAAGTCCATAAGCCATAAAAGCCTGTCATATTTCAGAAGGCTCTGCGGGTTAGACATGAATATATTCTGAGGTTAACAGTGAATATAGCTAAGGTAACAGTTATTGTAAATATTGAACATACATGCATCACTAAAGCGTTGTGGATGTTGATCCAAAAACAGAGCTGTTCCTCATGTGCCATCTTCGTAGGGTCAATTTTCTCAAGTCGCTTTATCAGGGCTCTAAGACACAAAATGAGAGTCTTGAAATGAAAAGAGTTGGTATACTGTTTTTCTATTCTTTTGCAGAGTTGCTTACCTTATTGTGTCAAGCATTTTGGAGGCATAATCGAACTTGTCTGCATCTATATGTATCCTTGGAAAAATTATCATCCCACTGTACTGGTTATTATTCTCATTCGATGAACTATATTTTTCAGAGCTTGCGTCAACATTGCAGCTGAGCCGGGGGCTCCAACTATCGACACGATGTTTTAGAGAAAAGGTACtagatgcagaggagaatgaaggagTCGACAAAGTCTCTGAATCTGCATCTTGTGATGGGCGACTCGCAAGTTTGCAGTAAACAGAAGAAATGCATTTTAGGATGTCCTCTGAAAGTTTACATCCAATCCTGGGCACATATTCAGCAATAGAGGCACTCAAGAAATTTGCAAGACTAGAGTGCCCTGAAGTTGACCTTGACATTCCCTGTGAATACTTCAATGATATAAAAGGTGCATCAGATATTCTCACATTTGCAGGTTTTATTAGTAAAAGCTAAATCTCGTACTCTCAAAGAAAAAACTTCAGAGACAATAATGTCAATAAGTTAGGGTAATTAATCTGACTAGCTTGATGGTGAATACTGAATGGGTGAAGAAGACAAATTGGTCATACATGTCTAGAATCTGAAACTGTTGGCAAGCTGTAGGATGCAGACTCCCTGATATCTCTCAACCGAAGAGCACCTTCATCAGCTTTCTTTCTGCTGCCTTGACGATGCGTTTCTTGACCCACCTGACCATAACTTCAGCTTTAGTACATTCTACATTATCTGAATTGTCGTGGAGTATTAAGTCCCAACATTGAAATCCTTCCAACGTAGCAGAGTGTGTACCTGACCAGAAACACGAGGGGAGATGCCCAGGTATTGATCAAATGTCGCCCTGTAGAGAGAAAGCAAATGCAGTTCCCTTCGTACAACTTCCTCCTCCAGGGCTGCTATCTCCCAAACCAAGTCTGCAACAGGCTGCAAtcataacaagatcaatcataactTAACAGTTACACGTATGTAGAACTAACTTATTACTATTATTACTATTATTTTTCTTCCATGCGATTTAAAGTTCAAAGCTGAAACACTGTTACTGAGTACTACAGATACACAATTCAAGGGGAAAAAGGAGTGTAATCATGGTATGATAGCCTTGGTTACAACTCCCTAGATACAACAAGCATCATTTTGTTGACAAAAGTGATAAGCTTAAGGTAATGAGAAAAGGGTAATATGAtgatagctttataaagtatggaTACAACACCTGAATTGAACAGCTTTGCTACAGCTTTTGGAAACCATTAGGCCGTTGAGGCCAAGAAATAATTCATTAGGGTCTGGAACAAACCTTTGACATAGCATTTTCATTATGTTCTGCGGTAGTAATCACGTGGGGCTCTTGCAAGTGCTCTGCTAGGTTAAGCGAGTGCCTCCTATGGGGAATCCTATCCCGATTGGTTGTCTGCAAGATTATGAATAGCATGACATAGAAAAATAATTCAGTAAGTAAACTCTGAAGAGCGGTAGCATATTGTTTCTTATAAACAATACATAAGTAAGAGCGAAAAAAGGGAAGTTTAGATTACCCACAGGTTTGTGATAGGAGAATCGTGGTGATATGTCATATAGATTTGCATGTGTGCTTGCAACACTGGGAAAAAAAGGAATGAAGTTAGAACAATACTTAATTAGATATTCGTCTAAAGTAACTGAATGCAAAAAATGGATATCTTTTGTAGTTAAAGATAAAATGTTCTTTTTGTCAAAAGAGAGCAGCAAGAGCTAGGACACATACGGTGCTGGCAAATGATTTGCAAGCACAACTATCTACATTGGTATCCCCTTCATATTTAGACAAAAAAGGGAAAACATCAGCGTTGCTAGAACATTGTTTCAGTTATATAATGCTGCTAATACAACCAAGTAGATATATGTCTAACACGAAAGAAAATGGACATACTGATCAAAACGGTTAGGATGGTCTGGCATATCCATGTCTCACTAGTGCCCCTTCTACCTTTTTACCAGCTATCATCTCACACACACGAAAAAGAAAGAATAGAATAACGCTTACCCTGAACTCTGAAAAAATGGTAGAAGAACAAATTTTGTGAACACCAAGCTGAAAAGATTGCCGCATGTGCATACAACTAACCTTCGGGTGTGCCGGTGTTGTAGATGAGAGCACGAGTGCGTAGCCCTTGGTGTGTCCATGGCTATAGCTGAGTTGTCCATGCCTGCTTACCCCGTGCTTCAGTCAGAAAGAAGCTGCCAACCATCGAGAGCAAGCATGTCCTGCAATCAGTATCCTGTTGCTCTCATAGCTAACAGCTACGCGAAGAGGAGGACAGAGTAATCTAATCACTCAGCCGATGAACTTACCAGGCTCATACATCGCTAGTTATTGTTGTGTACTGCAAGCTGCAAATGGAAACAAAAGGTGGAGGCTTTGATCGATCAACTCAATTTGTCCGTGTGAAGAGAAATCTTCTCTACTTCTTCTAGCTCCAGCCTCTGCTCCACTAAACAGAGAACTACCTCAAAGGGGAGGAGAGAAATCGGAAGGAAAAGCAGCAGGGTCGTGCTGAGCAGTGGTAGTAGCTAGAGACAAGCAAGAACAGATGGAAGCTGCTTAGCACAGCAGAAATGGCGGGTTGAGCAGGTGGATGCACTAATGCCAGCTGTGATATATAGAAGGGAGAGATAATCATTGCTTCAAGACATACGTAAGAGCTGATATTTAAGACTGAATGAGAGGGGCAGCTAGGATGGTTAGCGAAAGGAGGAGCTGACCCACAGGGCTATGCCAAAGAAACAAAGGAAAAGCAAATGCAGCCTGCGGGAAGATACGGTCTGTAAAAGGATTGTAAAACTCTCGCAGAAAAGCAGAGGTTAGCAAAGAAGATGAAACTGGAGCAGTGGCATCTATCAAGTGTGTCCCCCTCCTCCTGCTGCCAATTCCTCCATTAAAAGAACAGAGAAAGCCGAACGGCTGCAAACAGTGGTCAGTAATGGCGAGGTGGACGCAATGATCGATGGGGAAAGATGCATATGGAGGTTTTAGTGGCGGCACAGGTCCGAAGTGGAGAGCGACTGGTATCCAATCTCACTAACTAATGATGCATCTCTTTATTTCGAAATTCAGTAATGATCTCTCTTCCGTTTAATAAAGTCAATAGTGTTGGATGGAGATTTTCGGCTCTCGGGTACCAGTGATCTCGCtattttcaaaagaaaatcaaaaatCACATTTACGAGTTTTAAGTTTTTTTGAAAAGAAAATCCAGATgttgacgatgatttatcccacaAGTGTCCTCAATATCAATTTCAATACTTCTATAGATAATAAGTATCcagaggtttagtttaaattagaGATAATTTGAACTAAACCAtcagacacttattatggattggagggagtattcTGAGCTACACATAGAATAACAGATGTTGTGTATGTATAGTTTCAAATCTCAAAAATTATCAGATTTTTTTATGTACCTCACAATTCAAAGAATTTAGCATTAAAATTTTGCATGCTTCTAGGTTACATTATTGACCATGTCCAGATTTGTTTTCAGAATTTCCTAAGACTTATAAATACAATTTTTGATGTTTTAAAACGTAGAGATCACTGAATCTCAACAGCCAACAACACTTTTCGATAGTTTTCTCagtataaaaaaaatagaaaaatgggaGGAGGATATTTTATtagaaaaaagaaagaagcaGAAAGAGTGTTATGATTAGGTGGGCGTGGCCGGGGGGCAGGGCGGTCGAGCGGACGGGGATTAGGTTGGGGCGTTGCTACCACCCTTGGTCCATTTCTGGGTAAAACAATTAATTAATTAAGCCGCAACCACCACAACCACTGTGCTCTGTGTGCCCTGCGTCAGGCGTCTCGTCCGCCCTTTCTTCAGCTAACACATTGATTATTACGTGCCTGATCATGCATGATGGGTGCATTCCGTTTGCAGATCACAGTGAGCCGTACGTTCGGTGTAccaaaagcaggtttaattttggCCTATGGAGCACTAGATAGTAAGGAATAATATGTACTCCGTACCAGAAACAATTTATTTTTTTGTCTATATATATGGAGTCATAGCTAGATGGTAAACAATGATAATCCATAGGTAGATGGTgagatattttatttttatgaaaattAAGAGCATCTTCAACTGCAGCCGCTAAAGCCCCAAAAGCaggttttgggggcgccggtgtgcaaGATAGGCCGCATCGGCTGCCCCCAAACCATGCCGGCAGGTTCAATATTCCAGGAAATAATTGTGTTCTGCATCAAATATTAGTAGTATTTTTGTTATTACTTTGGTCATCTATTTATCGGTTATTTGATATTGTCCATTGATTACTGAAGTTATACGCAATGACTTGATTCTAGAATCGATCTCCATGCTTGTATAGACATGCACTGTTTAGTATCTATATTGCTACATGAATAAGCAAGAAATTTATATGACTAACAGTAGTTTATATTTGTGAAGATATGTTTAATATTAATTTGTAACATGGCCTCTGGAATTATAGAAAGTGGAAACCTTGTTTCAGCATTCAGTTATGATGACTGTCTTCAGAACTTAGTGTAatgggtatcttcttgatattaatatattccttttatcgaaaaagtATGCGGAAATATTTTGGGAGGCCAATTTGAGTGGCGCTCGACTCTAGGACAGTTTCTACCGATACCCTAAAGCGCATGTCCGACCCAGTTGCCGGACGTCATTTGGGAGGAGCCGTTGGAGATGTTCTAACTGCAGACGGTGAGATATTTTCTTGATTGGGATATACATTTGCGGTAGTTGTTCAGGCAACAACGACCTCAGCTGGCTAGCTACAGTAGATGCATGGCAATTGAGATGCAAGAGCACCAAATCAGTTAAGAGAAGCAGCCAAAGATAGGGAGAGAAAGAGAATGATTGCAGGGATAGGGGGACAAAAGAGGCCGTGAACGGGAAAATGGGACCGGGCGTAGCTGCACCCACATTTGCGTGGAGGCGAAAGAGGAAAGCTAGCTCTCGGCTCTCGCTCACCCGCCGGCAGGTGAAAAGCCGAGACGAGAGCCGTAGAAAGGAGAGGGAGATAGATATATACAGTCGTTTTGCTGTTCCACCTTACCCCACGTAGGCATGGGAAGCTAGCCACCGCGCGAGCGACTATGCCGCTGCTCTCTGACCTCCAAGTTGAAGCTGGCCAGCTGCGCTTATCGGGGCCGGCCGGCCGTCGCTGGTCCTGCCGACAGTTTACAAGCTTCCAGCGCAGACGACGAAGAGCTACTAGCTTGTTCAGTTGTTCCGCCACGTGTTTTCATCTCGGCAGGTACGAAATGCTTCCCCCGTGTATAATCGAGTGAAattaacaagcatggagcatcctcTCGACCAGCACAAAAGTTACTGTAGCCCGGAACGCTCACATGCTCTAAAATAATTGAAATTCAAGATTCAGTTGACGATAAGGTTTATGTATTGCTTATTTCTTGGAGACGTTGATTTTATTGAATATATAAGTAAATTATCATATTAAGTAATTCGAACTAACAGTTGATAAATCATAACTACATAAACAGCAgatgaactaatcatgcagatCAACAGAGTAGATGAACATATAGCATCTAGACAAGATGAACCTATCACATCTACTCCAAACAGCAGTACTAGAAACTCTAGTAAGATTTGAAACAAGGATGACAGAAACGTGTACCATCCAGCGTTGGCGGCAGCAACGATGATGTTGGCGGCAGCAGTCGTCCATGTTAAGGTTGCCGAAGAGGTTGTCGATATCCGGGAAGAAATCATCGTTAGGGAAGTCGTCGTCGGACAACGTCGTGTTGCTAGTAGTCGCAcgtaagcgctccccaaaaacctgattgctcctcacccgtacaggtctacgagaggcagggttccggaggcctactgtcccgccgCTTGGTGCACGCCGAAGGAcgagatgaggaagacgaagacggcggcgcaatgaactggaaagatGTGGTCGCATATGGTGTCTCGTACAGGCTAGGgttgtccgcgcttatatagtgcggttcgggaaggtcgtgggacgtAGCCCACGTACGAGTCCATGATCCAGAAAAACCGAAATGAAAATGGCTGGGTTAACGTCCGTTAATGactaattgattacacaattaattttccaaacaacaaaaagataagctcggctcggtgaggttcccgcaacccgcggcgcgtcgtgacgcgcgtggcgaggcgggcggcggcggaggaggagtgcgcgagggctctctctcttctcactcacttactagggctagaacaacccaccttatataccactccaactctctcccaactagcaatgtgggactaaactttagtcccACCCTTGCCATTCCCACATGGGCCAAGAGAATTTCAGAATTTTTATTGGGACATGGGCTAAGGTCCAAGgaaaaattccagcaatcccccacaaagtcTCATTGGCACATCTAATACCATTATTCCAGAATCATTGTTTTATATATCAGTGcacggtggagactgttaagttgaacttccactaagaacttcatattacactagtttGCAACTTGAATAGTGGACTACGCCTtagaactacaagttttctgcgaaCTAGCTTCACACAAAGCCTAAAGCGATACAGGGCTACcacgaggcttcctcgcggtgtggagcttatacgtcatactccagggcctttcatgagtttattagagAGCCCCCAACTCTCAcatattgcgacgtttaacaatcagactcatataggtgtgttcttcagaaGATGTTCTGCATGACAACATCTTTGCttgaataagccacttagaacacattaagataaatatCAACATGCCATGCAGATCATGAGGAGTATTGCATCTTCACGGAGAGGGTAAACTCAGCATAGGGatactctcctcccagctgactaacaacttgtctcccagctctaattcacgggatctccaatcacatagagtgggttaccactgtAGGcaactcatagtgtgggtctcaagtCCATCTCACTCGATGCAttctctatcacatttcgtgatagaccctttgtgaaaggatctgccaagTTTTTAGATgtttggatataatccaacgcaatAACTTCAGAGTTTCTAATTTTCCTGATAGATTtcaatctcctcttcacatgccttgatgacttcatattatccttagaactgtttactttgatgatcacaatttgattatcacagttcataggaatagcgggtattggtttctcaaccacaggtaattccatcaagagctcacgaagccactctgcttgaACGGTGGCAGTGTTTAGTgccgtgagttctgcttccattgttgacctcgttaagatggtatgCTTGCAAGACTTCAAGAAAacagtgccaccaccaagtgtaaacaaataaccactcgtggctttagtctcatcagcatctAAAATCCAATTgaaatcactataaccctcaagtaccctcggATACCTAGTATAGTGAATACCATAGCTcacagtgcctttcaaatagcgcaacaCTCTCTCGAGagccatgccaatgaacatctccaggtcttgATACAAATCGAGCCAATTTTCTTACATCAatggagatgtcaggcctcgtggcgctggctaaatacataagcgggACAATTatttgagaatatctcaattgatctctagcagctCTTTTGTTCTttcgaattatcacactaggatcataaggcgttggagaagacttgcagtcgctatacccgaagcgactcaatatcttttccacatagtgggatttaagcaatgtaatcccaccatcatcatccttgagaagcttgatgtttaatattacatcagctactcctaagtccttcatctcaaaacaacgagataagaACTCTTTGAACTCCTTAATGACAATAggttggtcccaaatatcaatatgtcatcaacatagagacaaaggataactccctcgcccacaccatagcgatagtatacacacttgtcagctttgtttacaacaaagccttcagcggttaagGTTCTCTCGAACTtttcatgccactgcttaggtgcttgcttaagaccatacaaagacttcaacaacttacacacctttccttcttgaccgtcTACTACGAAACCATCAgactgctccatataaatttcctcacaaagctctccatttaggaaagctgtcttaacattcatttgatgaacgagaagatcaTGTGAGGTAGCCAAGGAAAGTAGATCTCGAATAGTGGTCAGTCGAGctacaggtgagtatgtatcaaagaagttttcgccttctttctgagtataacccttggccataagtcgtgccttgtacttttcaatagtaccattgggcctaagctttttcttgaacccccacttgcatcctacatgtttgcacccataaggacgatcagtaacctcccaagttccattatctaagatggaatccatctcgctacggacaacTTCCTTCTagtagtcagcatcctgagatgcataggcttctgaaatagaagtgggagtatcatccacgagatacacaatgaaatcatgaccaaaggactttccattcctctgtctcttgctccttttgggagcttcattgtcgtcCTCCATAGGATTATCATAGTGTTCTATCGCAATGGTAGGTTCAGGAATTGTAACTAACTCCTGACTTGATGGACTAGGCATCCCCCGATTTGATGAGCTAGACTTGTCTTTCAtgggaaagatgtcctcaaagaaagtcgcatcattcgactccataattgtaccaacatgcatgtcggatacctcagatttcaCTATCAAAAGTCTATAGCTagtgctatgaaatgcatatcccaaaaaaatacaatccacggtttttggtccaaactttcgcttcttgggtattggcacattCACTTTCGCCAAGCAACCCCAAGTACATAAGTaggagagtttcaaccttttcctttctcaTTCCTCAAATGGAGTAattgttttgttctttgtgggaacacggtttaggatatGACACGCGGTCAttatcgcctccccccaccataccttggatagacccgatgtatctaacatggcgttaaccaaatcagttagagtacgatTCTTTCTTTCAGCCACCCCAttagactgaggtgagtagggaggcgttctctcatggataataccatgctcCACAcaaaaaagaatcaaactcattggaaaatactctccaccacgatcagacctaagccgtttaatctttcgatcaagttggttttctactTCAGCTTTgtagattttgaagtgattaaaagcttcatctttagatttcagaagGTACACATAATAATATCGAGTGGAGTCATCAATTAGCGTCACAAAGTATctttttccaccttttgtcaactcgccattcatctcacaaagatctgaatgtatgagttccAGCGGTGACAAATCTCTTACCTcagcagtcttgtgagacttgcaaggttgcttagcttgcacacacacTTGACACTTGGAACTCTTGATAGTAGTAAATTTTGGAATTAAATTCATA
This DNA window, taken from Lolium rigidum isolate FL_2022 unplaced genomic scaffold, APGP_CSIRO_Lrig_0.1 contig_56905_1, whole genome shotgun sequence, encodes the following:
- the LOC124681801 gene encoding uncharacterized protein LOC124681801 isoform X3, yielding MQIYMTYHHDSPITNLWTTNRDRIPHRRHSLNLAEHLQEPHVITTAEHNENAMSKPVADLVWEIAALEEEVVRRELHLLSLYRATFDQYLGISPRVSGQVGQETHRQGSRKKADEGALRLRDIRESASYSLPTVSDSRHYSQGMSRSTSGHSSLANFLSASIAEYVPRIGCKLSEDILKCISSVYCKLASRPSQDADSETLSTPSFSSASSTFSLKHRVDSWSPRLSCNVDASSEKYSSSNENNNQYSGMIIFPRIHIDADKFDYASKMLDTIRALIKRLEKIDPTKMAHEEQLCFWINIHNALVMHAFMAYGLQDKRMKSSDMISKAAYDVGGHSVNSQIIQNSILGCQSHRPSLWVRTLFTPTKKPAPGSSIHPYALSQPEPLAHFSLSTGAFSDPPVRLYTAKKLYRQLDQAKAEFIRANVMVRKQVIFLPKVLHYYAKDAALELPGLIEMVCKSMPEAQQKEIRKCLRRRIDKRVEWLPYKSSFRYTVHRNLGE
- the LOC124681801 gene encoding uncharacterized protein LOC124681801 isoform X1 → MDNSAIAMDTPRATHSCSHLQHRHTRSVASTHANLYDISPRFSYHKPTTNRDRIPHRRHSLNLAEHLQEPHVITTAEHNENAMSKPVADLVWEIAALEEEVVRRELHLLSLYRATFDQYLGISPRVSGQVGQETHRQGSRKKADEGALRLRDIRESASYSLPTVSDSRHYSQGMSRSTSGHSSLANFLSASIAEYVPRIGCKLSEDILKCISSVYCKLASRPSQDADSETLSTPSFSSASSTFSLKHRVDSWSPRLSCNVDASSEKYSSSNENNNQYSGMIIFPRIHIDADKFDYASKMLDTIRALIKRLEKIDPTKMAHEEQLCFWINIHNALVMHAFMAYGLQDKRMKSSDMISKAAYDVGGHSVNSQIIQNSILGCQSHRPSLWVRTLFTPTKKPAPGSSIHPYALSQPEPLAHFSLSTGAFSDPPVRLYTAKKLYRQLDQAKAEFIRANVMVRKQVIFLPKVLHYYAKDAALELPGLIEMVCKSMPEAQQKEIRKCLRRRIDKRVEWLPYKSSFRYTVHRNLGE
- the LOC124681801 gene encoding uncharacterized protein LOC124681801 isoform X2; translation: MDNSAIAMDTPRATHSCSHLQHRHTRSVASTHANLYDISPRFSYHKPTTNRDRIPHRRHSLNLAEHLQEPHVITTAEHNENAMSKPVADLVWEIAALEEEVVRRELHLLSLYRATFDQYLGISPRVSGQVGQETHRQGSRKKADEGALRLRDIRESASYSLPTVSDSRHGMSRSTSGHSSLANFLSASIAEYVPRIGCKLSEDILKCISSVYCKLASRPSQDADSETLSTPSFSSASSTFSLKHRVDSWSPRLSCNVDASSEKYSSSNENNNQYSGMIIFPRIHIDADKFDYASKMLDTIRALIKRLEKIDPTKMAHEEQLCFWINIHNALVMHAFMAYGLQDKRMKSSDMISKAAYDVGGHSVNSQIIQNSILGCQSHRPSLWVRTLFTPTKKPAPGSSIHPYALSQPEPLAHFSLSTGAFSDPPVRLYTAKKLYRQLDQAKAEFIRANVMVRKQVIFLPKVLHYYAKDAALELPGLIEMVCKSMPEAQQKEIRKCLRRRIDKRVEWLPYKSSFRYTVHRNLGE